In Candidatus Alcyoniella australis, the DNA window CGCGGGCTGGGGCGCTTTCGCCCTGGGCTCGCGCCTGGGGTCGTGCTGGGCCGGATTGGCCTGCGCGGCCACGCTGTGCTTTGCCCCGTATTTTTTAATCGACGCCTACGTGCGCGCATCGCTGGCCGAGATGTGGGGCATCGCATTGGCGCCCTGGGCGCTGTGGGCCGTACTGCGCGTGCGGGAGGCCGGGGGCGTGCTGCCGCCAATCGTCCTGGCCCTGGTGATCGCGGCGATCGCGCTGACGCACAACATCACGATCATGCTGCTGCTGCCGATCGTAATCATTGCCTGTCTGCTGTGGTGCGGGCCGCGACGCCTTAACGCGCTGGCCGGGGTCGGGCTGGGGTTGCTGCTCTCGGCGTTTTTCTGGCTGCCGGCGCTTTTAGAGCGCGGCCTGGTCTACGCCCGCGAGAACCTGACCCAGGGGCATTTCCATTTCAGCAATCACTTTCTGCAACTCAAGCTATTGATCGCGCCGGAGTGGAGCCAGTGGCCGCCGCGTACGGTGGAGGCCGACGCGTTCGAGCTGGGCCTGGCCCAGGCCGGGTTGCTGGTGCTCGCACCGTTGTGCGCGCTGGCCCTGGGACGCGGACTGCGACAGGCCGGGCTGCTGCTGGCGGTCTGCCTGGGTTCGCTGTTGATGGTCGACGGTCTGAGCGAGCCGCTGTGGAGCAGCCTGCCGCTGTTGCCCTACGTGCAGTTTCCCTGGCGCTTCCTCGGCCTGTTCTGCTGGGCGATTGCCGCCCTGGCAGCCTGGCCCGCGCTGTGGATCGAGGACCGGCTGGGCGCACTGGGAGCCGCGGCCTGGGCCGTGGGCTGGAGCGTGATGCTGATTGCGGTGCAGGGCGATGGCGTGGCCCCGCAATATCTGGCGCTGGACCAACAGACCGCACAGGAGATCGTGGCCGAGGATCGCGAGCAGCACGAGGCCAACCTCGAGGCGGGCGGCGTGGACGTGGCCCGCTTCTGGTCGGCCGAACAGATGGTCTGGTTCAAGGCGCGCGGCACATCGTGGGACGATTTCCTGCCGCGCGGCGTGGCCCAAAATGTCTGCCTGTTCTGCGAGGACTACATCGACCCGGCGATGATCGACGCGGGCAGCGGCACGATTTTGCACTCGGCGCGCGGCAACTCCTGGGTCGAGGCGCTGGTGCGCGTCGAAACCGAGGCGACGTTGCGGCTGCACGTTTTCGACTTTCGCGGCTGGCAGGTGACGCTCGACGGCCGACCAAGCGAACATCGGCCGTACCCCGAGGTCGGCGACATCTCGCTACGCCTGGAACCCGGGGAACACCTGGTGCGCGCGAGCTTTAAGGGCAGCGGCCTGACGCGGCTTTGCAACGTAATCTCGATCGCCGCGCTACTGGCTATAATCGGAATGTTCCTATACGGGATGTTCAGGGGAAAACGGACCGACCCGCGATAGCCTTGGTTAGTTTTGCTGCTGTTGCAGCCAGGCCGCGGCGTCGGTTGCCAGGTCTTTTAGTTCGGGATGATCGGCCCAGAGCAGCAGGATCTGCTTATAGTCGTTGGCGATCAGCTCTTTGTGGCCGCGCAGGGAGAGCAGGCTCTTGGTGACCTCGATCCGCACCAGCCGAATGTTGACGTTTTGCGGGCAGGCGTTTACGCACTGGTCGATCACAGCGGCCGAGCGCGCGATCTGGCTAAGCTCGGCCGAGAGGTTGGTCTCGCTGCTCGAGCGCATGATCAGGCACGAGTTGTAATAGGCGCGGGCCTCCACATCGTCCCCATTGGTGTTCAGGTGCAATCTGAGCTGCTCGATGCATTCGCCTACGTAGCGTCCGCCCTGAAACTTGGCCAGGTTGTGCTGCAGGATGCCCGCCATGCGCACCGCCTGCTGATCGACGATCCAGTTCGGCTCGGAGACCAGCATCGCCAGCTCGACCCGCGCGTCCTGCCCATCGGGGTAAGGCGTGTAGCTGTAGCCGCATTCGGCGGCCAGAACGAGCGTCGATCCCGCGCAGAGCACAGCGAGGGTCAGGGTAATGCGTAGCAGATTCTTGATTTGCATGGGCCGAGTCTAACGCAGTGGGCGTAAGGTGAGC includes these proteins:
- a CDS encoding 6-pyruvoyl-tetrahydropterin synthase-related protein, which translates into the protein MQPAGRLQALLAWALTTLVALWAARGFFTVYSVYGHSADLDVVRVLEYGLALAQGDLYPRWVEHTYHCFGSPLFHFYAPLAYFPAGLAMAAGLPLWAAIKLPFVLAFLLAGWGAFALGSRLGSCWAGLACAATLCFAPYFLIDAYVRASLAEMWGIALAPWALWAVLRVREAGGVLPPIVLALVIAAIALTHNITIMLLLPIVIIACLLWCGPRRLNALAGVGLGLLLSAFFWLPALLERGLVYARENLTQGHFHFSNHFLQLKLLIAPEWSQWPPRTVEADAFELGLAQAGLLVLAPLCALALGRGLRQAGLLLAVCLGSLLMVDGLSEPLWSSLPLLPYVQFPWRFLGLFCWAIAALAAWPALWIEDRLGALGAAAWAVGWSVMLIAVQGDGVAPQYLALDQQTAQEIVAEDREQHEANLEAGGVDVARFWSAEQMVWFKARGTSWDDFLPRGVAQNVCLFCEDYIDPAMIDAGSGTILHSARGNSWVEALVRVETEATLRLHVFDFRGWQVTLDGRPSEHRPYPEVGDISLRLEPGEHLVRASFKGSGLTRLCNVISIAALLAIIGMFLYGMFRGKRTDPR